Genomic DNA from Misgurnus anguillicaudatus chromosome 18, ASM2758022v2, whole genome shotgun sequence:
GGAGCTAAATGGAGAAGTTTGGCAGTACACCAGCTGTCTGATGTGCTTTGTAAACGGTCAGTTACTCGGAGATGAGAGGAAGCTATCCAGCTGGGCCGAGAGAGAGTGGAAGTTCTCTTTCCGTCGACCACTGGCACTTTACAAAGCCCTGGCTGAGGAGTATTACAGCCAAAACCTACGAAGCACTGGGGTGATTTAATCCAATGAATCCATAACCATATTCCATATTCATGagactttaaatttggcaacAAATCATTTCTTTTTATACCTCAGATTGTCTAATCAACTTTCATTCAccacagcacatttttgtttatatggATATCGAAACTGGTGGAGAAGCAGCTGGCAGACTGCTGTTTGAGGTAAGGAGATTTTTTGTCTTAGTATTTATATTTGTTTCATTCTTTACCCTCGGTGTGtagtttttatttgtacattaacTTTTGTTTGAGCTGTTTTCAGATCTTTGTCCAAAGACATGTAGGAACTTTAAGGCCTTGTGCACTGGAGAGGCAGGCATGTCCAAGAGTAATCTTGAGTTGAGCTACAAGGGTTCGATTTTCCACAGAGTTGTGCCAAATGGCTGGGTGCAGGGAGGAGGTACGACACTGGTAGATTTATACACACCATTAAACCTTTGTGACTAATTGCTTGTACGGTTTCTCTTACAGATATTTCACCTGGAAGAAAAGGCAATGGAGGAGAGTCTATCTATGGTCCAACATTTGAGGGTAAATTTAAGAGTAAAACTGTGTACAACAAAATTTTGTTGTACTTTGAAAATTGTAAAATGACACTGACTTACAAACATTACATCACTTTCCCTAACAGATGAAAATTTTGTTGTCTCCCACAATAAGCGTGGGATTCTGGGAATGGTTAACAGAGGTCCACATAGCAATGGTTCCCAGTTCTACATTACTTTACAGCCAGTTTCCTGGATGGACTACAAATATGTGGCTTTTGGGTAAACTTACAACATATAACTCCAAAAGATTGCATATTCATTTCAAATTAAATTTCCGTGTCACATTGTGCCTTTCTTTTCTAGGCAACTCGTGGAAGGCACAGAGGTTTTGAAGAGACTGGAGGAAGTGCCTACCTATAATGAGAGACCAAAACAAGATTGTGTGATAACAGCATGTGGAGTGATTGAGCCCTGAGTTCTCACATACAGCAAATGGAAAACTTTTAACTTGTTGTAATATATGTAGAAGTGACTTTTTGTCTGCTTTTggtaaaggtatagttcacccaaaaattaatattttgtcataACTTTCTGATAACCACAAAAGAcgacattttaataaatgatgaaaagcaCACCGCTGGTgaaaaccattgacttccatagtaggataaacaaatactatggaagtattgtgataaatgatgatgaagatattttaacaaaatatggTATGCACGGAGTTGATGGttcccattgaattccataggAGTTGTTATTCCtattatgaaagtcaatggttttCACCAGCTCATCAGTGGCAGCCGAagacttcattttttttttttttgacggcGCACGATCAAAGcttgtcaaaacatgtattttacctatcatgtgtgtggtgcgtcatgtcaaaatacatgcctgctgcagacgcttcaaATGGGTTTACCATAAAAAGAGACGCTAgctttaaatttaagttgaaaatttttaaatgttatacgtTTTACCATTCaccttaaagagcacctattatccgattcacgtttttacattttctttggtgtgtaagtgtgtattagtacatgttaacgatttATCGCgaccaacgtaaatctcttttcttggactacaacacccggattgtaggcaacagtttacttcctgggattggtgatgtagtacagtggttctcaaactgggggccgcaagatggtgccaggggggccccagttttatgagattttataaaatacattaatttatcatgaattctgtttaattaaaccaaaataatataaggctactaaccaacagcactactttgaattattttatatgttttgtttaattaaaatgttacattttagcacaaatttGTCATAACTTTTCTTTGGTGGGCCGCACGCTGataaagtttgagaaccactgatgtagTAGACCGACACTATCATAATTCTTCTGCTTCAGACTGAcaagcctgtaagttaactcctgttagcattgtattgtgaccaaatctttcaaacatggtaaggagcgtcacattaccggctgacgtcagaggtattcaggctgATCACAAGGtgcagattagctggccaatcaaggacacagagcttttcaaatctgtgcatttcaggaagagagtgaaatctggagctacaaaaatgtacggtatgtggaaaataatgtggttttaaccataaaccacgcaaacacattgtattataccaaatgcaCAAATTGAAAATTTGAAATAAGTGCACTTTAAAtaagaaaatttaagttgaaaaaatgtCAGATTTTATGTACCAatttgaagtaatttttaaagtttaatccaacttttactttttacagtgtggtgcatatttaaatacatttaaatgtaaataaatttgATATATCTTGATCATAGCATGTAACTAGTCCAGCCACTACTGAGTATAAAATTTTGCCTAGTTTGTTCAAATAAACAGCATCACGATAATGAGTTATTATGGTAATTTAAACACGTTTAACCCCTTGTGTTTGGAGTTTAAAAGCTCAGCTCTGAAAAGAACTTAAAGGgacaaaaattacattcatcATATGTGCAAGGTTTATAAGGATATAGCCCAGGACAATGAATACAAAATATTACCACAAAAGAGAATgaacaaataatattaaaatataaatgtgtagtcAACTTTTTGTTTATCTATGCATtctgtgtatttaaataaaacttagATTTTTCTGCCACACTATTTTGTCCTGTAAATACCTTAAAAGTTGAGTGTTATTACAGAACAGTAGGCTACTGTATAGAACAACACATGGTTTTCTGGTGGCATTGGTTTGTTTCAATTATCcctgtttttaagttttaactgtgttaaaatctgaataaaacattaaaagcatTCACACTCTGCCCTTAAGTGCTCCGTCAGTAGATACAAGTATATACTTGATGTGTTTACTGAGGACAGTCAGTCAGCATCATGACTAACGTTACACCGTTTTCTCCTCCGCTTTACATGCAGAGATATCAGTTTGTTGTTGATTACGTGCAAACCTACAGACCTAGAAAGGTAAATACATTTCAGCTGTACATTTTAAAGTATATCTGCGCTGGATTTCCCACAAAATACTTTGACGCTTGGCACGAGCTAGCTTGCTAATCAATAGTATTGACCGCGAGTCTTACCTTGAACGATTTCTCCATCGCAGGTCATCGATTTCGGATGCGCGGATTGTCGTTTGCTTAAAAAACTCAAGTTTCATCGTGACTGTATTGAGTTACTAGTGGGAGTTGATATAAACGCTGCTGCCCTTCTGAAAAAACGGTAAGTCATCCTGTAAACACGGTACCAACTTAATTACTGAGTTTTACCATTACTGAgttttatggggcggtttcccggacagggattagactattcctagacttaaacacttttaagagctctccaaactgaaaacaacttgcactgatatattttaaaatacatcagtgtcctttgttttacctcaaaatgtacacaggtaatgtttttagtaaggcatgtttgttaaaactagttatatttcctaattaaactaaggccttgtcctggattaagctaatcatGGTCCGCCCCTATATGTAgtgttttgggccatttttctatttccatttttttttttttaaatttttatgtaACGTGgtggttcattttaaaatttaatgatgttttttggTTCCCATTGGCCTGATGAAATCCCaccaataaaaagaaaacaatatattttctattaaacccaatacaattctcattaaatccattagaaTCCCTGTGAAGCTTGGATCCAGATAAGAAATTAAAGGAATAAAACTTGAATACTATTTGGTTTTTAGGACTGTACTAATCACTGTAACTACATGCACTTTTTCAGGCGTACTTTGGCACCGCTCATGAGTGACTATCTACAACCAGGTGAAGGGCCTTTGACTATTGAGTTATACCAAGGCTCGGTGACAGAGAGAGAGCCATACACCAGAGGATTTGATCTTGTGACATGTGTTGAGTTGTGAGTATTGTGTACCATTAGCAAAGACTCTTATCATACAACTgtctttttaaataaacacgTGCCTGATaggtgtaaaaataaaatacgcTCTTGTGCTATGAAGAATCGAACACCTGGAGCTTGTGGATGTGGAGAGCTTCTCAGAGGTGCTGTTTGGGTACATGGCACCGGCTGCCGTCATCATCAGCACACCCAACGCAGAATTCAACCCACTGCTGCCAGGCCTGAGAGGCTTTAGAAACTACGACCACAAGTTTGAGTGGACCAGAGCTGAATTTCAAGCCTGGTATGTAAAAATATTGTAtctaatattaacatttttaagGTGTCCAAAATTAGTTAGTGCATTCAACAATTCTCTGGTATTGAACCCATGATGTCTTGTCCTTAACAAAATGCGCTTCAAGTTAAGCTACAGGAATGCTTAAATGATGATCATGCTATGCTATATTTTTTAGGTCATAACATAAAACTTTCTCTCATAGGGCTCAGAGAGTTTGTGATGAATATGGTTACTCGGTACAGTTCACTGGAGTTGGTGAAGCCCACGGCTGCTGGAGAGATGTGGGGTTTTGCACCCAGATTGGTGTGTTTCAGAGAAATTATGATGAGCTAAATTGGTCCACGAGTAATGCTGATCGATTGGAACCCTCAGTGTACAGACTGGTGAGAACCCATGAGATGTTGCAGTCATTTTTTCTGAGGTAGGGCTGCCTAAACTCGGTCTTGAAAAGGCAGATTTCCTGTTTAAccaaatggcagtgtcgtggttggatagtgcagattaagggtggtattatccccttctgacatcacaatgagAGCCatatttcaatgacctattttttcacatgcttacagagaatggtttaccaaaactaagttattgggttgttcttttacacattttctaggctgacccaattataacacttgaggattagtccattttcttaaaaaaatccagataatttactcaccaccatctcatccaaaatgttgatgtctttctttgttcagtcgagaagaaattgttttttgaggaaaacatttctggatttttctcattttaatggacttttatggaccccaacacttaacagttttaatgcagtttaaaattgcagtttcaacgcagcttcaaaggactctgaacgatcccaaacaaggcataagggtcttatctagcgaaacgattgtcatttttggcaagaaaaataaaaaaaatgcacttttaaaccacaacttctcgtcttcctctagttgtgtgatgtgccagcgtgacctcacgtaattgcgtaatgctaAAGGTCaggtgttacatatatgaaacgcacatttgcggacaattttaaacaataaactgacgacattaattagtatcattccacatacaacatcGGAACCGTCCTCtttttccacacttgtaaacactggggcgtagttttgatacatcatccgtgacctcttgacgtcatgacgtattttggaggtcgcgctggcgggtcacaggaccggaggaagatgagaagttgtggtttggaagtgcatatttttatttttcttgccaagaATGACAAtctttcgctggatgggacccttgtgcctcgtttgagatcgtttagagtcctttgaaactccaagtttaaactgcattaaaactgttggggtccattaaagtccattaaaatgagaaaaatcttcttgttttcttcaaaaaacataatttcttcttgactgaacaaagaaagacatcaccattttggatgacatggtggtgagtaaattatctggatttttttttttgtagaaaatggactaatcctttaaatatggaaaagtccgattttcatgatatttcccttctttaaagttgttcaaatTTATTCTTTAGCAACTGCATCTACTTTTGATATTTACGGTgcgaaatttacaaaatatcttcatggaacatgatcttaatatcctaatgatttttgacataaaagAAAATGAGTAATTTTGACCAATACAGTGTATTATTGGCTTTTGCTAAGTTAAAGACTGTAAATTTCTTTCATATTACTTCAAACATGTCATCTGCATCCGTTTTTTCTCTCAGTTATACAGAGTGGTATATCCAAGCCTTTGTGATAACAACATCTACCACAAGACGTTGCTTAATGAAGTCGTCTACGAGGCACAACACCTGAGACAGGAATGGCTTAGGAGCAAAAACACAGATCCTTACAACAATCCACACGTCCACTATTATCCATTAGCGGACGCAGTACAGCATGGAGCTGTAGGGGGCGCAGCCGAGCAGCAGCAGCCTGTTTACCAGCAGGGCGGCGACATTTGCGTCCCCTTGTCGTGTGTATGGTCCAGTCCCAGAGTGAAAGCGCTGTGTGGGTCCCTGCAATGTCTGAGGGAGAAACTGCAGGATGATTTGGTGATGAGGTTGAGCGTTGACGGAATGGTGTTAATCCTGCCTGCTGCTGATGAGGATGAAGAGTTAGAGGagaaaaaagaagaagaagaagaagaagaggaggaggtgAAAACAGGTGTAGCAGACAGTGCAAAGGAGGACTGGGATGAAGAGCTTGCAAGCTACGGTAACGCATAACAGATCCAGAAAAACAATATGTTTGTTAGTACAAAACTAAAAAGTTTTGCAGCGAGAtctgtaaatgtttatgaaactaTTAAAATGGTCATGTCCTATGGTTTATAGGATATAAGAAGCATATAAAACGAATCGTGTTTAATctgttttggttttatttaacAGTGCATGGTACATACCAGCAACATAACAGAACATATGGCATGAAAGCCACTATTGGTCAAAACATTGCAAGACAGTCAAAAGCAATGTCAACTTTAAACATCAGACACGGTACAATTACAGGGACCAAAAACTTCACAGAAGAGATAAAGCCACCGTGTTTTTACGACATGTAAAGTACCAGGACTAACTTACAGGTAAAAGTAAGGGAAGAAATGTTGAGTAATGGGGAGGAATGCAAACGTGCATCTAGACAAAATTGAAATCTAGCAATATCACCAAAGCTCAAATTCATAAAAATAGACTTTAGTTTCGGCAGTAGatcaattaaaatgtaaaaaaatcaagtTATTTCTGAGCGAACGTGTGTTGGTTACAAAGCCGAACAAATATTCGAAACTTCAAAATATTcgctttcaaaaataaaataaacctgAGATGTGTGGCCCAGTTTACAATTAAATCCCAAGTGTTCACTGTGGACAAGATGTTTTAAATGTGCGATAGCAAAGTCTACACAATGCACATTAAGGGCCGGATGCTCGGACACATCGATTACGTGTGACACCCATGCATTTCTACGCTAGTAGTTATTTCTAGACAGTTGGGATACGATCAAGTGCTACAAATATTGTACACGCAGTCACGCACGCACTTCACTGCTAATCCACACACATACGAATCACAAAAGTGAATTTATACAACAGTGAATAGCTTTTGAGAAGATATACAGAGGGATTTGATATCCTCTGGTACTGTATAGCTGATATAAGAGACTTTTTAAAATAGCATTAAAATACTGTGATACATCAAGTACAACAAAAACATCCTCAGAAATGATTTTGTAGTGTTATATGTTTAAACAGAGAGGACTTGTGCTAAACATTAAGCATTGCTGAAACGCTTCTCATTCACCATCTGACTAAATGTAGCATCAGAACAGCTCGGCTGAATTTGTCTTTGTTCGAAAGCAAGCAGATTTACACGGTGTCATAATACGTCGCTGCAAGAATCTTATGAGATGCATTATATCCGATTATGGATTTGAAGGAGTTTACAACCAGAACTGCATAAAGTAGCTACATATACATACAACACAGCTGCAGATGTTCTGCTAGCTTTAAATTCAATAACTTCAAGTTTAAATTCCTCTTTTGGCAACACAAACAAAGTAAGAAATACACGTTTAATGTGTACAGGCTCACTGGACACTTGTGAGGATCTCCCATATGAGTCCTTAAATTCAAAGTGCTATTCAGATTGACTTTTTTACACGACACATACGCAAGCTGAAACACTGTTGGTGTTAGTATAGCATGGGGTTGGACTGGATAGGGCGCATTGATTTCGATTCGTACACGAATAAGATGAAAGAATACTGGTGAGTGCATAACAGATACAGACATCACATCTGTAGACCGAAAAATGTAAGGATGTCCAATCCGTCAAATGGCtcataaacatgtaaataagAAGATATACCAACAAAAACTGTGATATAATAATAGCAAGGAGAGAGCAGATGATCTTGTTGTTTCGGCTGATCTGCAGTTACTGTTCGCAATGCAGATGTATCAAAAGACAAACTTTACCTCACAGTGAAACAAAGACATCAGTACATCAACCTCATACTGAGAACTGTTCTTTATGTACCAGCAGAGGGCACTGTTTCGTCGAAATAGGATCGTGACAAACACTTCTAATACAAGAGACATGAAAATCTCTCCATCTCTTCATCCCTCTCTCTCCTCCCACGAAACAGACTTTGGTTTTAGACACTTCTCCTGGCATCTTTCAACCCTAGCGTTTAATCACCACCTGCTCATAGGCACCGGCTCCAACCCTGAAAAAAGAAGAAATCAGCATTTATatacaactttctttttcggtCAGACATGTGTATTATTACAGTGGACTTTTCCAAACCTTTTTAggatgtaaattaaatctttggtgttcccagagtacaTTTGTATACtataaaataccatatagagacagagcgcagcgcgtcataacctgaaaaccacgcccaccgggggggaaagcactccaaccgtctccattgactttgtattgcgagaggccgc
This window encodes:
- the henmt1 gene encoding small RNA 2'-O-methyltransferase; its protein translation is MTNVTPFSPPLYMQRYQFVVDYVQTYRPRKVIDFGCADCRLLKKLKFHRDCIELLVGVDINAAALLKKRRTLAPLMSDYLQPGEGPLTIELYQGSVTEREPYTRGFDLVTCVELIEHLELVDVESFSEVLFGYMAPAAVIISTPNAEFNPLLPGLRGFRNYDHKFEWTRAEFQAWAQRVCDEYGYSVQFTGVGEAHGCWRDVGFCTQIGVFQRNYDELNWSTSNADRLEPSVYRLLYRVVYPSLCDNNIYHKTLLNEVVYEAQHLRQEWLRSKNTDPYNNPHVHYYPLADAVQHGAVGGAAEQQQPVYQQGGDICVPLSCVWSSPRVKALCGSLQCLREKLQDDLVMRLSVDGMVLILPAADEDEELEEKKEEEEEEEEEVKTGVADSAKEDWDEELASYGNA
- the ppil6 gene encoding probable inactive peptidyl-prolyl cis-trans isomerase-like 6 isoform X1, with amino-acid sequence MASRAHLEIVGLINKHHFQIAKGIAEGLKNKYTDSFDDPVFRPLLECDWHEYLSKKKMELNGEVWQYTSCLMCFVNGQLLGDERKLSSWAEREWKFSFRRPLALYKALAEEYYSQNLRSTGHIFVYMDIETGGEAAGRLLFELFSDLCPKTCRNFKALCTGEAGMSKSNLELSYKGSIFHRVVPNGWVQGGDISPGRKGNGGESIYGPTFEDENFVVSHNKRGILGMVNRGPHSNGSQFYITLQPVSWMDYKYVAFGQLVEGTEVLKRLEEVPTYNERPKQDCVITACGVIEP
- the ppil6 gene encoding probable inactive peptidyl-prolyl cis-trans isomerase-like 6 isoform X2; protein product: MASRAHLEIVGLINKHHFQIAKGIAEGLKNKYTDSFDDPVFRPLLECDWHEYLSKKKMHIFVYMDIETGGEAAGRLLFELFSDLCPKTCRNFKALCTGEAGMSKSNLELSYKGSIFHRVVPNGWVQGGDISPGRKGNGGESIYGPTFEDENFVVSHNKRGILGMVNRGPHSNGSQFYITLQPVSWMDYKYVAFGQLVEGTEVLKRLEEVPTYNERPKQDCVITACGVIEP